Proteins encoded within one genomic window of Methanothrix harundinacea 6Ac:
- a CDS encoding iron-sulfur cluster assembly scaffold protein — protein MTNLGYTEKVLDHFKNPRNPGRIEDADVTARVGSAACGDMVQLYMKVNPETEVIEDIKFESFGCAANIASTSATTELAKGKTLEEARGIHFKDVVEELGGLPKQKVHCAQLATSGLKAAIMKYEAIKGKRSIDEDFVRRMMTGVLDPAKGLNIVAAKRVDGIEVEGRRVRVVLSQDLDPETRATMAQDVVGALSGLDLEVSVEGAPGSGEMAQDK, from the coding sequence ATGACGAACCTTGGATATACCGAGAAGGTCCTGGACCACTTCAAAAACCCGAGGAACCCCGGGAGGATTGAGGACGCGGACGTGACGGCGAGGGTGGGGAGCGCCGCCTGCGGCGACATGGTCCAGCTCTACATGAAGGTCAACCCCGAGACGGAGGTGATCGAGGATATCAAGTTCGAGAGCTTCGGCTGCGCCGCGAACATCGCCAGCACCAGCGCCACCACCGAATTGGCCAAGGGCAAGACCCTGGAGGAGGCGAGGGGGATCCACTTCAAGGACGTGGTGGAGGAGCTGGGGGGGCTCCCCAAGCAGAAGGTCCACTGCGCCCAGCTTGCGACATCCGGCCTGAAGGCGGCGATCATGAAGTACGAGGCGATAAAGGGCAAGAGGTCGATAGACGAGGATTTCGTCCGGAGGATGATGACGGGGGTCCTCGACCCCGCGAAGGGGCTGAACATCGTAGCGGCGAAGAGGGTCGACGGGATCGAGGTGGAGGGGAGGAGGGTCAGGGTCGTCCTATCCCAGGACCTCGACCCGGAGACGAGGGCGACGATGGCCCAGGACGTCGTCGGCGCCCTCTCGGGGCTGGACCTGGAGGTCTCCGTCGAAGGAGCTCCCGGCTCCGGTGAGATGGCGCAGGATAAATGA
- a CDS encoding DHH family phosphoesterase has translation MKLCDRCGGKGYSVTGEKACPNCKGTGRIESVSLGEASASEIDELVTKGATRCTVCKGEGKIPVTETCEACGGLGREYSCAICGAKLSTRSELCANCSKKPVVHVLERACDTEDLVIGDIYRGKVSGIANFGAFVDLNDHVRGLAHNKFLKRTPEVGEEMVVRVRNIAPNGNIELEPVEVGEHHTLEVRKELPRTRVTELPGRVGKIVSIEGEVIQVKQTGGPTIFTVADDSGLVFCAAFERAGVRAYPEVDTEMIVRAIGEVSVRNGQIQIEIRSMRQLWGGEASGVKDRIERAIDERAEPADLPLLVESEVISRLRPKMREVAKEIRRAILKSKPIVVRHHADADGMSAAVAIEAAILPLIREVGGADAEYYNYRRAPSKAPFYELEDVTKDLSYALEDHSRHDQKMPLIVLMDNGSTEEDVPAMKQAQIYGLEMLVVDHHHPDEAVDKYLIAHVNPAHQGGDFGITTGMIGTEIARMINPEVEEKIKHFPAVSAVGDRSEAPEAARYIRLVEDRFSIDDLKKIALALDYEAFWLRFNDGRGLVNDILCLGRLDRHRKIVQLLCEQAKEAIDEQLRASLAHVKTQTLPNGAVMNVLDVENYAHKFTFPPPGKTSGEVHDLLCKRYEGKPVVTIGYGPDFAVLRSRGVRMNIPKMVRELREEIAAGGVNGGGHLVVGSIKFVGGMRKEVLAKLVEKIAACPADAAGISGGRQEQKVEA, from the coding sequence ATGAAGCTCTGCGATAGATGCGGGGGCAAAGGCTATTCGGTCACCGGAGAGAAGGCCTGTCCGAACTGCAAGGGGACCGGCAGGATCGAGTCCGTCAGCCTTGGCGAGGCCTCTGCCAGCGAGATAGACGAGCTGGTGACGAAGGGGGCGACGAGATGTACCGTCTGCAAGGGCGAGGGGAAGATCCCCGTCACCGAGACCTGCGAGGCCTGCGGGGGCCTCGGGCGGGAGTACTCTTGCGCCATCTGCGGCGCCAAGCTCTCCACCCGGAGCGAGCTCTGCGCCAACTGCTCCAAAAAGCCCGTCGTCCACGTCCTGGAGAGGGCCTGCGACACCGAGGACCTGGTGATCGGCGACATCTATCGGGGGAAGGTCTCAGGGATCGCCAACTTCGGGGCCTTCGTCGACCTGAACGACCACGTCCGGGGGCTCGCCCACAACAAGTTCTTGAAGAGGACCCCCGAGGTCGGCGAGGAGATGGTCGTCCGGGTGAGGAACATCGCCCCCAACGGCAACATCGAGCTGGAGCCGGTGGAGGTGGGGGAGCACCACACCCTGGAGGTGAGAAAGGAGCTCCCCAGGACCAGGGTCACTGAGCTGCCGGGCCGGGTCGGAAAGATCGTCTCCATCGAGGGGGAGGTGATCCAGGTGAAGCAGACCGGCGGCCCCACCATCTTCACCGTCGCCGACGACAGCGGCCTCGTCTTCTGCGCCGCCTTCGAGAGGGCGGGGGTCCGGGCCTACCCGGAGGTCGACACCGAGATGATCGTGAGGGCGATCGGGGAGGTCTCGGTCAGAAACGGCCAGATCCAGATCGAGATCAGGTCGATGAGGCAGCTCTGGGGGGGCGAGGCCTCCGGCGTCAAAGACCGGATCGAGAGGGCGATCGACGAGCGAGCCGAGCCCGCCGACCTCCCTCTCCTGGTGGAGAGCGAGGTTATATCGAGGCTCCGGCCTAAGATGAGGGAGGTGGCGAAGGAGATCCGGCGGGCTATCCTCAAGTCGAAGCCGATCGTGGTGAGGCACCACGCCGACGCCGACGGGATGAGCGCGGCGGTGGCGATCGAGGCGGCGATCCTCCCCCTCATCCGGGAGGTGGGAGGGGCCGACGCCGAATATTATAATTATCGCCGGGCGCCGTCGAAGGCCCCCTTCTACGAGCTGGAGGACGTCACCAAGGACCTCTCCTACGCCCTGGAGGACCACTCCCGCCACGACCAGAAGATGCCCCTCATCGTCCTGATGGACAACGGCTCCACCGAGGAGGACGTCCCGGCGATGAAGCAGGCCCAGATCTACGGCCTGGAGATGCTCGTCGTCGACCACCACCACCCCGACGAGGCCGTCGACAAGTACCTCATCGCCCACGTCAACCCCGCCCACCAGGGGGGGGACTTCGGGATCACCACCGGGATGATAGGAACGGAGATCGCGAGGATGATCAACCCCGAGGTGGAGGAGAAGATCAAGCACTTCCCGGCGGTCTCCGCCGTCGGCGACCGGAGCGAGGCCCCCGAGGCCGCCCGGTACATCCGCCTCGTGGAGGATCGGTTTTCCATCGATGACCTGAAGAAGATCGCCCTCGCCCTGGACTACGAGGCCTTCTGGCTCCGGTTCAACGATGGTCGCGGCCTCGTCAACGACATCCTCTGCCTCGGGAGGCTCGACCGGCACAGGAAGATCGTCCAGCTCCTCTGCGAGCAGGCGAAGGAGGCGATCGACGAGCAGCTCCGGGCCTCCCTCGCCCACGTCAAGACCCAGACCCTCCCGAACGGAGCCGTGATGAACGTCCTGGACGTCGAGAACTACGCCCACAAGTTCACCTTCCCGCCGCCGGGGAAGACCTCCGGGGAGGTCCACGACCTCCTCTGCAAGAGGTATGAGGGAAAGCCGGTGGTGACCATCGGCTACGGCCCCGACTTCGCCGTCCTGAGGAGCCGGGGGGTCCGGATGAACATCCCGAAGATGGTCCGGGAGCTCCGGGAGGAGATCGCCGCGGGGGGCGTCAACGGCGGCGGCCACCTCGTCGTCGGGTCGATCAAGTTCGTCGGCGGTATGAGGAAGGAGGTCCTCGCAAAGCTCGTCGAGAAGATAGCGGCCTGTCCCGCCGACGCCGCCGGCATTTCGGGCGGAAGGCAGGAGCAGAAGGTGGAGGCCTGA
- a CDS encoding tRNA (cytidine(56)-2'-O)-methyltransferase: MRVVVLRLGHRPERDKRITTHVGLVARAFGAEEMILAGRDERLVSGLEDVVHRWGGEFRVRSVGSWRGEARRWKEAGGRIVHLTMYGEPISEKMDEIRSSGDLMVVVGAEKVPAEIYEMADWNVGVGNQPHSEVAALAVFMDRLWEGEELAREFSGKIEVVPSPRYKTVIERPEGEGG, encoded by the coding sequence ATGCGAGTTGTGGTCTTGCGCCTCGGCCACCGGCCGGAGCGGGACAAGAGGATCACCACCCACGTCGGCCTCGTCGCCCGGGCCTTCGGGGCTGAGGAGATGATCCTGGCGGGGAGGGACGAGCGGCTCGTCAGCGGCCTTGAAGACGTCGTCCACCGATGGGGCGGGGAGTTCCGGGTGAGGTCCGTCGGGAGCTGGCGGGGCGAAGCTCGGCGGTGGAAGGAGGCGGGGGGGAGGATCGTCCACCTCACCATGTACGGCGAGCCGATCTCCGAGAAGATGGATGAGATCCGGTCTTCAGGGGATCTGATGGTGGTGGTGGGGGCGGAGAAGGTCCCCGCCGAGATCTACGAGATGGCGGACTGGAACGTGGGGGTCGGAAACCAGCCCCACTCGGAGGTGGCCGCCCTCGCGGTCTTCATGGACCGGCTCTGGGAGGGGGAGGAGCTGGCGCGGGAGTTCTCGGGGAAGATAGAGGTCGTCCCCAGCCCCCGTTACAAGACCGTCATCGAGCGGCCCGAGGGTGAGGGGGGGTGA
- a CDS encoding ATP-grasp domain-containing protein, with product MRGDRPRRVLVVGQSVRPIALSAVRAGHAVFAADCYSDLDLVESVSRSVHLDWDPARPEALPRKARAVIEAAIDAGSIDCLVLGPGAEGMKVDGVRVLNNPPEKFAEASDKLRLARWLEEEGFAAVPTWRVGDAPTADFPLMVKPRRGAGGGENRLVYAEEELALLEGDLIVQEFVRGTPASVSVIADGERAVAISANEQLIGTEWLGGAGYRYCGNITPLALPPDASAEMMRIAEEIASRLQLVGSNGVDFILAASGPLVLEVNPRFQGSLDAVEISTGLNLFQAHLLSFDGLLPKRPQPRRSGGRGVLYAEDGLKIDGDLRAVNRWIADVPSPGSSLKRGDPVTSILSSAADRDGALALLRRRSSSIRRALRGL from the coding sequence GTGAGGGGAGATAGGCCCCGGCGGGTCCTCGTCGTCGGCCAGTCCGTCCGGCCGATCGCCCTCTCGGCGGTCCGGGCGGGGCATGCCGTCTTCGCCGCGGACTGCTACTCCGACCTGGACCTGGTGGAGTCCGTATCGAGGTCCGTCCACCTCGACTGGGATCCGGCGAGGCCGGAGGCCCTCCCCCGGAAGGCGAGGGCCGTCATCGAGGCGGCGATCGATGCCGGCTCCATCGACTGCCTCGTCCTCGGCCCCGGGGCCGAGGGGATGAAAGTCGATGGGGTCAGAGTACTGAACAACCCGCCGGAGAAGTTCGCAGAGGCCTCCGACAAGCTCCGCCTCGCCCGCTGGCTAGAAGAGGAGGGGTTTGCGGCGGTTCCGACCTGGCGGGTCGGTGACGCCCCGACGGCCGACTTCCCCCTCATGGTCAAGCCCCGGCGGGGGGCGGGCGGGGGCGAGAACCGGCTCGTCTACGCCGAGGAGGAGCTTGCCCTCCTCGAAGGGGATCTGATCGTCCAGGAGTTCGTCCGAGGGACCCCCGCCAGCGTATCGGTGATCGCCGACGGGGAGCGGGCGGTGGCGATCTCCGCAAACGAGCAGCTGATCGGGACCGAGTGGCTCGGCGGAGCAGGCTATCGATACTGCGGCAACATAACGCCCCTGGCCCTCCCCCCCGACGCCTCCGCGGAGATGATGAGGATCGCCGAGGAGATCGCCTCCCGCCTCCAGCTCGTCGGATCCAACGGCGTCGACTTCATCCTCGCGGCCTCTGGACCCCTCGTCCTGGAGGTGAACCCCCGGTTCCAGGGGAGCCTCGACGCGGTGGAGATATCGACGGGCCTAAACCTCTTCCAGGCCCACCTCCTCTCCTTCGACGGCCTCCTTCCCAAAAGGCCCCAGCCCCGGAGGTCTGGAGGGAGGGGGGTCTTATATGCTGAAGATGGGCTGAAAATAGATGGGGACCTCCGGGCCGTCAACCGATGGATCGCCGACGTCCCCAGCCCCGGATCGTCCCTTAAGCGGGGCGACCCCGTCACGTCGATCCTCTCCTCGGCGGCGGACCGGGATGGAGCCCTGGCCCTTCTCCGGAGGAGGAGCTCATCGATCCGCAGGGCCCTTAGAGGCCTCTGA